The nucleotide window CTTCTGAGCAAAATCGGGAAAAATGGATTGGACGACCTTACAGAAAAAGAACGCAAAAGACTGGACGAACTTTCTCGCAAATAAGTAATTTGAATTACATTTGCAAAAAATTTCTATTCTCAGAAATTGAATATAATCATCAATTAAAATTAAAAAATTACAAGATGGAATCCATAATTGTACACCCAAAAAACGCGATGGAACTCACGGCGCTGAAAAGTGTTCTGAAAGATATGAACATCGAGTTTGAAAAATTTCACACCAAAAATAATTTTCACAATAAGAAAACGGTTCAGAAAATCAACGATAGAAAAGAGAAAAAAATAACGAGAACGCCTAAACCAAAAGGATTGTAATGAAGAAAATAATTGCAATTACGTTTCTAATCTTATTAATTGACCAGTTTTCCAAAATCTACGTCAAAACGCATTTCTACCTCGGCGAGAGCATCAACGTTTTTGGATTGGATTGGTTCAAACTGACTTTTGTTGAAAATCCTGGAATGGCTTATGGACTGCATTTCGGAGGACTTTGGGGCAAATACGCTTTGATTATTCTAAGAATTGCTTTGGCCATCGGAATGGTTGTACTTTTCAAAAAATGGCTGAGAGAAGGCGCTTCCAATTACCTCATCATTCCAATGGCAATGATATTTGCCGGCGCAATCGGGAATGTTTTCGATGGGATTTTCTACGGTGTGATTTTCGACAGCGGAACGTTCTACGACGTGGCTTCCGAAAGATGGATTGATTATGGAGGTGTTTCCAAACTCACCGCATTCGGAGACGGCTATTCTGATTTGATGAAAGGTTGCGTGGTCGATATGTTGCATTTTCCTTTGGTAGATACGACTTGGCCAGATTGGGTTCCGATTTTCGGGGGCAACAGAATTGAGTTTTTCAAATACATTTTCAACGTTGCAGACAGCTCGATTACGGTTGGCGCATTGTTCTTATACATTTTCAGAAAGAAAGCCTTCCCAAATGGTTTGGATTTTTAACGTATGAAAATTTTCAAAAAAATATTAGTTACAGGACTGATTTTCTTCGGATTATCAGTTCTTTTTGTTTTGTTCGCGAACTACACGATTGATTATGAGGCAGAAGATAATGTAACTTCTGACATCGGAAATCTTCCGAAAGAGAAAGTTGGACTTCTCTTGGGAACGAGCAAAATCTTGGCGAATGGAAAGCCGAATCCATATTTCGTCAATCGGATAAAAGCTACGGCAGAACTTTACCACGCAGGCAGAATTCAAAATATCATTGCGAGCGGAGACAACTCCAGAAAAAATTACAACGAACCGGAAGATATGAAGAATGCGCTCATTAAGTTAGGCGTTCCAGCTGATAAAATCTATGAAGATTTCGCTGGTTTCAGGACTTTGGATTCTGTGATTCGGGCTAAGGAAATTTTTGGACAGGAATCTTTTATCGTGATTTCTCAGCGTTTTCACAACGAGCGCGCCATTTATCTCGCACACAAAAACGGCATCTCAGCTTATGGCTACAATGCGAAAGATGTGGACAAAGAAGCAGGTTTCAAAACCAATGTGAGGGAAAAATTTGCAAGAGTGAAGGTGTTTTGGGATTTCTTTTTTGGCGTGGAACCGAAGTTTGGAGGAGAGAAGATTTTGATTAAATAAGTTTTATTATTTTAGTAAATCTCCAATTCTCTAAATATTTTTTTAAAATTAATTAAACTAAACTATGAAAACAATTATTCACTTCTTACTGTTTTTTCCTCTGGCTTTTTTCGGGCAAAATATGAATATGGTTGACAACAATCCTTACATTGAAGTGATTGGTAGCGCAGAAAAAGAAATTGCACCAAACATAATTACTCTAAGAATCGTACTGCAAGAAACAAACGACAAAAATAAAATTACGATTGACGAACAGGAAAGAACCTTAAAGGAAAAACTTAAGGCAGGCGGATTCGATTTAAAAAACCTCGTCATAAGAAATGCCAATGCAAGTTTGCTGAAACTGAGCAGAAAAACTAATGATGTCATCAACAGAAAAGAATATCTAGCTAAAGTTGGAAATTCTGTAGAAGCTTATAAGATTTTCAAAATATTAGATGAAATCAATGTGAAGGAAGCAAGTATTTTTGAAACAAATCATACTGACATTCAAACGTTCAGAAAAGAAGTAAAACAGTTGGCCTTAAAAGTTGCAAAAGAAAAAGCAACCGATTTGCTAAAATCAATCGATGAGCAAATCGACAAACCATTAATCATACGCGAAATTGACGAGAACGAAAGCATTCAAATTAAAAATACATATTCTAATGTAGCTGTTGGATATTATCAAGAGGAAACATCTGCGAATGATTATTTGGACATCAAACCTATCAAATTGAAATATCAGATGTTTGCAAGATTCAAAATTAAATAAAGACAACAGAAGTTACAGTACTAAGATTCGTAATAGTCATTACATTTAAATTAAAATCACAAATCCGCAAGCAATTATCAAATCTTCAACCGAAATTTGAAAAGACCAAGATTTTGACCAATTAAATTTAGTACTTTTAAAGTATAAATTTGATGATGAAAAAAACTTACCTGATTTTATTAATGTCCTTAATTATATTTTCTTGCAAAAAAGAAAATCAATCGGAAGGTTATTTGAATCCGGAAGATTATGACGCACAATTGCTCGGAATTCCGAAGGCTCAAATCGATTCTATCCGAAAAAGCGAAGAAAGCAAACAAGCAGTTTTGAGGAAAGTGTCGTACGAATTGGATTCTGCCACAACGATTGATGTGATGCTTCCTATCAGCAATTTTCTTAAAGAATATTCATTTTCTGGCGACATTAGCTTGACGGACCCAAACGCAACTTCCGTACCTGAAGGTTTTGAATATCCGGAATCCATCAGCATTCAGAATCCTATTTCCGATGGCGATTCCGGTGAATTGCTATTGGTCGGGAAATCTGCAAATGCTAATATCTTTCCGGTTTCTGATATTAAAAAATTCAATGAGCCGGAAAAAATTCTTTTCGAAGACAAAAATGCTTTGCTATACGTGGATGGCTATGGTCGCAAGAAAATGTATTACAGGCAATATAATCCAGCAAACTCAACGTACTACCTCTACACCGCCGAAGTTCCGAAATACAACGACCCGAAGCTTCAATATGCCTCACTTTTCTCAACTTATAAAAAAGCGCAAAATCTTTTGGCTTTTGACAAGGAAACCTTACCCGAAAATCTGACTTGGGAAAAAATCAAACCGAGCCCTTCTGAGCCAGAATTCAAAAACTACCAGGTCTATTACAAATCATTGGAAAAGGAACTCAAATATTTTCTTAAAGACAATGACAGCGTCAATATCAACCGAGATAAAATGCAGTTTTACTTCTATCGTGACGAAGACCATAGCAAAAATACCTTCAATCAAGTTGGGATTTTGGGAAACTCAGAATTTGCAGGAACGTTTGAGGATTTGAATTTTGACAACCGAATGTATTCTGGCTATTTCAAACAGATTTATGCTCGTGATGATGAATTCAAATTTATCAGAAACATCAGTGAGAACAGTATTTTGATGAAAGCCATTCAAGTTGGATACAGCTCTGACACGGTAAGTTATTACATCATCAGTTCCATCAAGACAGAAAAAGGACAGTTTTATCTCATCAGTCCGACCAACGAAAATGGAGATGATTTGACCTCGTTGATGAATGATTATTTCAGCAAACATTTAAAAATATAATTGTTTGCTTCTGGCTTTTAGCTTTTTACTAATGTTCTAATATTAAAAATTATGCTTAAAATATTTCAACTCTTTTTAACTTTAATTGTGCTTTCAATCGTCACAATCTCCTGCAATCCCGTTGGAGAAATAGTTTCCGAAGAAAAACCGCTGGACGACCAATTGGTCAACACCACAGAAAACATTGATTTGAAGAAAGGTGACGTTCTCGTCATTTGGGGGAAAATGGATGCATCATTTCTGGAGAATAACAATGTTCCTTCTTTTCGCTTGAACTACAATCTCAGCTTGGATGGAAAAACCATTGAAAACTCTACTGTGACGATGTTTGCGGGCAATGATAAAATCATCAATTCTACGCACGAAGTTAGAAAAGACGAGAAGGAAGAAGAAGAACAAACTCAGAATGAAACTTCTGATGATGAAAATAATTCTGAAGAAACGCCAGAAGAAAAACCTGAAAAAATCGTAAAATCTGACTGGACTTTTGAACAAGAAGTGATTCAAATTCCAATTGAGAAAGACGGGAAATATACTTTAGATTACAAAGCCAGCAGTGATAGTGAATCGGCGAGAAGTATGTTTACGAAAGTGGCTGTGATATTGAGGAAGAGATAGTAAAGACAGGAATTTAATATGAAATTAAAAGAAATCGAACTTACCGAAAATAACCATTTCATTGCAATGGAATACTATTTTTTAATATTAAATAGAACTTTCCTTATCTTAAAATTGGATGATTTTTTAGTTGGAATACAGGCTAACGGAATGGTGAGTGTTGAAGGAGGTGGAGATATAATCACGCATTTTGTAACTTCAAAAATGGCTATCGATAATGATTTAGAAAATCCTTTTTCTTATTTGAAAAATAAGTATTTAGATAAAATCGCCAACTTAGATTTATTAGATGGTAGTATCATAAATGCTAACAAAACGAATTTTATTTTAAAAATTTCTGATATAAAATCTGCCACTTATAATCCTTCTAAGAAATTCGGAATGGGTCATTATCCTCACGATGGAAGAGTTACAATCCGAACAATTCAAAATAAGAAAAGGGAATTTATTATTCTTGGCAACCAATCAGGACAGCACATTGCAAACTTACTGACAAAATAAATAGAAACAAATGTATTTCGTTAATTGACGCTTAACTACTTCTTATTCAACGTCTCAAAAGCAATATAATAAATCCCATAAAACACAATCGTCGTCAGAATCATCGCAATGGAAAAAGTGTGTTTCACAAAATCCAAAACATAGTCTTTGAACATAAATTGCTCGTCATAAATCCCGCTGTAAAACGGATAAACATTAATCATCGTTATAAGTCCAGCAAGAATCAAGGGGAAAATCCAATTGTACTTTTTGATGTAAGAGACAATCCAAAAACTGGCGATGTAGATAGCACTCAGCAAAAGTCCTTCCAGCCTTTTATCATTATCAAGAATGTCATTTTTATAGAAAAACAGAATCAAGACAGATGCGATAATCAGATGAATCTTCTTAGCTTTTTTGAAGTTTGATGGGGAAAGGAATTTTATTTTATCATCAAATCTTATCATTAATAAAGAAAAAATATTAATCACGGGAACCCAAACCGAGCTTCCAATCACGCCGTAATATTTCTGTTTCTGAAGGCTTCTTTCCTTCAAAAATTGACCTACAAATCTGGAGCAAATCACGAACAACGCAATGACAGCAATATTATTGAGCCAACCAAAAACCGTCAACTTTTCTCCGAAGAAATCGAGCTGAAGTGAAACTGCATTTTCAATCAAATAAGCGAAACCGAAAATCAAACAGCTGATGGAAATCAAAACTGTAACGCCAAAATATCGGTTGGCAAATTGTAAAACCTTGCTTGAAAAATGGTAAATATTTTCCCGATTGATGACACAACCTGTCAGAAATAAAAAGGTACCCAAAAACGCCACACTTCTCACAGAAGTCAGAGCATAATAAATAAAAGTCACGATGAATTCGCCCGTTTTCGAACTGAAAGTCCCTGTGGAAATCATTTGCTCCACGATTCCCATATCAGAATTGTAGAGCGAAAACAGACCGAGATTCAAAATGAATATTTTTCCAAACGCCCATTTTCCGGTTACCAGTTCTTCCACCAAATATCGTTTGCTCAAAACAAAAATGGCAAGCAATTCTATAATCAAATATGAATATTTTCGAATCGTCCCAGAATTGACAATGGTTTCAAACGGAATATAATAATCCAAAAAATTCCGAATCTCTTTCATAAAAAAGAAACACAAAATCAACAGAGGAAGCGCCATTACAAAGGATTTCCAACGTCTATTGATAACAAAATACCAAAGAAAAAACAAACAGTGAAGCGCCGAAGAGAAGATGTCAAAAATCTTCGCCAACGAAGAATCTTTTTGCTCGGGATAAAAGAAATTGGTGATAAAATCCACACCTACAAAGATTGCCAGCAAAATCCATAAGCTTTGGATGGATTTAAAAATCTTCGGCGATAAAACGTCGTTGTTCTCCATTTGTGAAAATATATTTTTACTAATATAATCAAAACCTGGCAGTAGATAATAAAAAAAGAGGTCAAAGAGACTTTTGTGATTAATAAAAATTGTCAAAACCTTATATCTTTCTTATTTTTACAAACTAAATTTTAAAATCTAAAATTAAAATGTCTAGAATCCTAACCGGAATACAAGCCACCGGAACACCACATTTGGGAAATCTTTTGGGAGCCATCATTCCCGCAGTAGAATTGTCCAAACAAGCAAACAACGAATCTTTTTTGTTCATCGCCAATCTTCATTCTTTGACTCAAATTAAAGATGCAAAAGAATTGAAACAAAACACCTACGAGATTGCCGCAGCTTGGCTTGCCTGCGGACTAGACACAGAAAAAACTTATTTCTACAGACAAAGTGACATTCCAGAAACCTGCGAACTCTCGTGGCATTTGTCGTGCTTTTTTCCTTATCAAAGATTGACATTAGCACATTCTTTCAAAGATAAAGCGGACAGATTGCAAGATGTAAACGCTGGACTTTTCACCTACCCGATTTTAATGGCTGCTGATATTTTGTTGTACGATGCGGAAATTGTTCCGGTTGGGAAAGATCAACTTCAACATTTGGAGATTGCGAGAGATGTGGCTTCGAGGTTTAACAATCAAATGGGTGAAGTTTTGGTTTTGCCTCAAGCAGAATTACAGCAAGACACGAAATACGTTCCTGGAACCGACGGACACAAAATGTCAAAATCGAGAGGAAATATCATTAATATTTTCCTCCCAGAGAAAGAACTAAAAAAACAGGTAATGTCTATTGAGACTGATTCTACGCCTTTGGAAGATCCAAAAGATCCTGAAACTGATAAAGTTTTCGCCGTCTACGCTTTGGTTGCAACACCTGAACAGACTGAAGAATTAAGAGCTAAATATTTGGCTGGAAATTATGGCTATGGTCACGCAAAAAAGGAATTGTTGGATTTGATTTTAACAAGATTTGCTAAGGAAAGAGAGACTTTCGATTATTATATGAACAACCTTTCAGAGCTCGAATCTAAACTTCAGGAAGGCGCTCAGAAAACAAGAAAAATAGCTTTGGAAACGATTACCAGAGTGCGAGAAAGTTTGGGAATTTAATTATAATCGAACTTCAACATATAACAAAGCCTTTCAAATTGAAAGGCTTTTCTTTTATAAATATTCTTTGACTTCTGACAAATGTTTGATGACTTTCAAATCCACTTCTTGGGGATTATCATCGTAAACATCAAAGAAAATTACATCAATCCCGAATCTTTGCGCACCTTTTACGTCTGCTATCCAATCGTCACCAATCAAAACACTTTCTGATTTTTCAGCTCTGGCAAGATCTAGAGAATGTTGGAAAATTTCCGGTCTGGGTTTTCGTACGCCAACAGAATCTGCACTTGTAATGGTTTCAAAATAGTCAGCAATTCCGGAAAGAATACATTTTCTCTCGGTCACTTCCTGGAAACCATTGGAGATGATGTGCATTTTGTATTCTTTGGATTCTAAATAATCCAGCAGATCTGCTGCGCCGGGAACCAACTCATTATATTTCAGAATCTCATCCAGGAAATGATGTTCAAAATAATCTGCAAGATCCTGATCATCTACTTCGAACCTTAAGAAGGTGTTGTAAAATCTATATTTTCTCAGATATTCTTTATCAATTTCACCATCGCGGATTTGTTCCCAAAGTTTCTCATTGATGTCGTGATAAGCATCGTGAAACAACTCAAAATCGATGTTATAAAGTTCGGAGATCTTCTTTTGGGAGAATAATTCCTTGATGGTCAAATATGCGTTTTTGCGGTGATCCCAAAGTGTGTTGTCGAGATCAAAAAAAATGTGCCTTACGTTTTTCATAAGGCACAAATCTAATCATTTTTGATCCACGTAGGAAAGTTCAATCATAAAAATCAATTATTTAAAATCTAAAAATGCTTAGTTCTTTGAAACTAAAATGGTTTTACTGTTCTTAGTTTTCATCGGATGGATATTCTTGGAATAACTCATCAGAAAATCGATTATTTCTTTTTTCGGCATCAAAGCTTTCGTTGTTAAAGTGTCGTTTTTTTTCATAGGCTGACTTTTACAACAATAACGCCAAAAGAAAATCTTTATTATTAAATATTTATTATTTTGTCAAAATTATTTTATGCTCGTCCATAATCTTTCTAAGGTTGATCAGCGCATATCTCACTCTTCCAAGTGTAGTATTGATACTTGTATCTGTATGATCTGCAATCTCTTTGAAGCTTAATCCATCAAAAAACCTAAGCTTGATCACCTCTTGCTGGTTCTCAGGAAGCATTACGAGCATTTTCAAAAGATCGTCATTTATTTGCTTATCTATCAATCGGTCTTCGATATTGCTTTCCGGTTCTTTGATGATATCAAAGATGGAAAACTCTTCGTTTTCATAAGATGTTTCGGAGATCTTGATGTGTTTGGATTGCAGGCGGAAATGATCGATGATCAAATTGTGTGCGATCCGTTTTGCCCAGAGAATGAATTTGTTTTCCTCCTTGTAACGGCCTTCTTTTAGCGTCACAATAATCTTGATAAAGGTATCCTGGAAGATGTCATTGGCCAAATCTTCGTCCATCAGTTTGTAATAGATGAAGCTGAAAAGATCTTTCTTGTGCCTGTTAATCAGAAGAGAAAGTGAGTTTTCGTCACCATTCTGATATTTTAGAATCAATTGGCTATCAGTTTGCGTTTTCATAATAATACTTCTTTAATATAAAACCCAGCAAATCATCAGTTACTGAGGTAACTAATTTTCCTGACTCGGTTGTTTTAATTTTTAATGAAGTAGAGTTTAATCTATACGCTGATTTTAGGTTTGTAAAAGTAATAAAAAACTCAAAACAAAATGTTAATGAATTGTTAAACTTTCATATTTCTTTAATTTGATTCAAATATATTATAAAAGTTAAATCAATTAAGTAGAACTAATGGGATATTTATTGTGAAATTGATATTGAGTCCTTTCAGTTCTTTCCCATTGACACCTTCTTTATCGAGCGAAAATCCATATCCGCCAGTCAGATCTAAAATTCCAAAAAGACTGAAGCCAGCCTTGGGAGCGATGTATTTATTCGTGGCTTCTGCACCTAAAATGAAATAATGGGCGTGATAAAAGTCCACATTTTTCTGAAAATTTAACAAGAAATCAGCGTTCACTTTTGGCATGATCGCGAACTTACTATTAGCAGAACCCATCAATGCTGAGGCGCCAACGCGGAAAAGGACATCATCATTGCTGAGGAAAAGCAACTTCCCTCCTATTTCCCCAAAACTTTGATTCTGATAGACGTAACCTGCTGTGATGAACTTATGCATTGTCAATTGTGACTTAGCAAAACCACCGAAAGCCATTAATATAAATAGGATAAATATTTTTGATTTCATTTTAGTAATCTTATTTACGACAAAAATAATAAAAGAGATGTTTGAAACAGAAGTTTGTTGAAAGAATATCGAGAAATAAAAAAACTGCTCCATCCAAAGACAAAGCAGTTTCATTATTTATACAAGAATCAGATTAAAGTCCGAATTCTTTTTTGATATCATCTACTCGATCCAGTTTTTCCCAAGTGAAAAATTCCAGGTCTTTCAAAGTGATTTCGTTTTTAAGGCCTTTGTTGAAAGTTTTATCAGCTACATAGTATTCTTTCCCCATATGTCCGTAGGCTGCAGTCTCGATATAGATCGGATTTCTAAGCTTAAGGTTTTTCTCAACGGCGTAAGGTCTAAGGTCAAACAATTGCTGAACTTTTTTCGCCAATTCGCCATCGTTGATATCCAGTTTTGAAGTTCCGTAAGTATTGATGTAAAGCCCACAAGGTTCTGCCACACCAATTGCATAAGAAACCTGCACCAAAACCTCATCTGCAACACCAGCTGCTACTAAGTTTTTTGCAATGTGTCTCGTTGCGTAAGCTGCACTTCTGTCCACTTTACTTGGATCTTTTCCAGAGAATGCACCACCTCCGTGAGCACCTTTCCCACCGTAAGTATCCACGATGATCTTTCTTCCCGTCAAACCCGTATCGCCGTGAGGACCACCTATCACAAATTTTCCAGTCGGGTTGATGTGATATTTGATGTCGCCGTTAAACAACTGCTGGATCTCAGGTTTTTGCTTAGCTTTGATCTTAGGGATCAAGATCTCAATAATATCTCTTTTGATCTTCGCCAACATCGCTTCTTCGCTTCCGAAATCGTCGTGCTGCGTAGAAACGACGATGCTGTCGATTCTCACTGGTTTGTGGTCATCAGAATATTCAATTGTTACCTGAGATTTTGCATCGGGACGAAGGTAAGGAATCGCGGAACCATCTCTTCTTAGATCCGCTAATTCTTTAAGAATTTGATGAGCAAGATCCAAAGCCAAAGGCATATAATTCTCAGTTTCATTGGTCGCATAACCGAACATCATTCCCTGATCTCCAGCACCTTGAGCATTTGCTCTGGTCTCGAAATCGGTTTCATCCAAAGTTCTGTCGACACCTTGGTTGATATCCGGAGATTGCTCGTGGATCGCAGAGATCACCCCACAAGAATCACCATTGAACATATATTCGCTTTTTGTGTAACCAATTTTGTTGATCACATTTCTTGCAATTTGCTGAACATCAAGATAAGCTTCTGACTTCACCTCACCTGCCAAAACCACCTGACCTGTTGTCACAAGCGTTTCGCAAGCTACTTTTGAGTTTTTGTCGTAAGCTAAAAAATGGTCGATAAGCGCATCAGAGATCTGATCGGCTACTTTATCAGGATGTCCTTCAGAAACTGATTCGGACGTAAATAAATAAGACATAAATTATTCCTTTTTATATTAAATTTTTGAGGTAAAACAATGATTGTTTAAAAAAGGAACTAAAAGAGAAAAAAATCTGTTTTAGCATTTTTTATTGAGGTTGCAATCAGTCAAAGTTCTCCTCCGTTTATTCAAAAATCGACTGCAAATTTACAAACTAATTTTTAGATTTCAAAATCAATTCCTATGAAGCCAGTATGAATTTATTCAGGTTTGACGCTTTTATAATTTTCACGGTCTTTGTAGAAATTAAGTTTCTGTTCCATAGATGTTCGGATCTCAGAAATCAACTCATCAATGATCTTTTGTTTGTAGGTCGGCTTGTAGTAGATCAAACTGATCTCTCTGTAAGGGAAAGGCTTGATGAATCTGGAAACTTTTTCTTTTTGTTCTGATGATAATTGCTGAACGCCGATCTCAGAAAGGATGGTAATTCCGCCAACTTTATCCACCATTTGGATCAAAGTATTTACATTCGAAGCCAAGAATTCCAAGTTTTTCGGCTTCAAAGAATTTTCTTTCAGATGACAGATATTTTCGAATTGCGTTCTCAGGCAATTGCCTTCTTCCAAAAGCCAAACTTTGTTCACATCAATATCTTCCGGAACCACGAAGCAATCTTTCTTTTGCCCAGACTCTGTTCCAGAGTACAACATCAATTCTTCATTAAACAAAAAGTCCTGATAAAACTCATCCGCCGCAGAATATGGTGTTGATATAATTCCTGCATCCAACTCTCCAGATTTTAAAGACTTGATAATGCTTTCCGTCGTCATCTCTTTGATATTCAATTCGATCTGTGGATTTTTTTGAAGAAAACTAAAGATCTCGTTTGGAAGGACATAGGTCGAAACCGTCGGAATGATCCCAAGATTAAG belongs to Chryseobacterium sp. KACC 21268 and includes:
- a CDS encoding ElyC/SanA/YdcF family protein; this encodes MKIFKKILVTGLIFFGLSVLFVLFANYTIDYEAEDNVTSDIGNLPKEKVGLLLGTSKILANGKPNPYFVNRIKATAELYHAGRIQNIIASGDNSRKNYNEPEDMKNALIKLGVPADKIYEDFAGFRTLDSVIRAKEIFGQESFIVISQRFHNERAIYLAHKNGISAYGYNAKDVDKEAGFKTNVREKFARVKVFWDFFFGVEPKFGGEKILIK
- a CDS encoding YjjG family noncanonical pyrimidine nucleotidase; this translates as MKNVRHIFFDLDNTLWDHRKNAYLTIKELFSQKKISELYNIDFELFHDAYHDINEKLWEQIRDGEIDKEYLRKYRFYNTFLRFEVDDQDLADYFEHHFLDEILKYNELVPGAADLLDYLESKEYKMHIISNGFQEVTERKCILSGIADYFETITSADSVGVRKPRPEIFQHSLDLARAEKSESVLIGDDWIADVKGAQRFGIDVIFFDVYDDNPQEVDLKVIKHLSEVKEYL
- a CDS encoding sigma-70 family RNA polymerase sigma factor, whose translation is MKTQTDSQLILKYQNGDENSLSLLINRHKKDLFSFIYYKLMDEDLANDIFQDTFIKIIVTLKEGRYKEENKFILWAKRIAHNLIIDHFRLQSKHIKISETSYENEEFSIFDIIKEPESNIEDRLIDKQINDDLLKMLVMLPENQQEVIKLRFFDGLSFKEIADHTDTSINTTLGRVRYALINLRKIMDEHKIILTK
- a CDS encoding lipoprotein signal peptidase, with amino-acid sequence MKKIIAITFLILLIDQFSKIYVKTHFYLGESINVFGLDWFKLTFVENPGMAYGLHFGGLWGKYALIILRIALAIGMVVLFKKWLREGASNYLIIPMAMIFAGAIGNVFDGIFYGVIFDSGTFYDVASERWIDYGGVSKLTAFGDGYSDLMKGCVVDMLHFPLVDTTWPDWVPIFGGNRIEFFKYIFNVADSSITVGALFLYIFRKKAFPNGLDF
- the metK gene encoding methionine adenosyltransferase, producing the protein MSYLFTSESVSEGHPDKVADQISDALIDHFLAYDKNSKVACETLVTTGQVVLAGEVKSEAYLDVQQIARNVINKIGYTKSEYMFNGDSCGVISAIHEQSPDINQGVDRTLDETDFETRANAQGAGDQGMMFGYATNETENYMPLALDLAHQILKELADLRRDGSAIPYLRPDAKSQVTIEYSDDHKPVRIDSIVVSTQHDDFGSEEAMLAKIKRDIIEILIPKIKAKQKPEIQQLFNGDIKYHINPTGKFVIGGPHGDTGLTGRKIIVDTYGGKGAHGGGAFSGKDPSKVDRSAAYATRHIAKNLVAAGVADEVLVQVSYAIGVAEPCGLYINTYGTSKLDINDGELAKKVQQLFDLRPYAVEKNLKLRNPIYIETAAYGHMGKEYYVADKTFNKGLKNEITLKDLEFFTWEKLDRVDDIKKEFGL
- a CDS encoding SIMPL domain-containing protein, which produces MKTIIHFLLFFPLAFFGQNMNMVDNNPYIEVIGSAEKEIAPNIITLRIVLQETNDKNKITIDEQERTLKEKLKAGGFDLKNLVIRNANASLLKLSRKTNDVINRKEYLAKVGNSVEAYKIFKILDEINVKEASIFETNHTDIQTFRKEVKQLALKVAKEKATDLLKSIDEQIDKPLIIREIDENESIQIKNTYSNVAVGYYQEETSANDYLDIKPIKLKYQMFARFKIK
- the trpS gene encoding tryptophan--tRNA ligase codes for the protein MSRILTGIQATGTPHLGNLLGAIIPAVELSKQANNESFLFIANLHSLTQIKDAKELKQNTYEIAAAWLACGLDTEKTYFYRQSDIPETCELSWHLSCFFPYQRLTLAHSFKDKADRLQDVNAGLFTYPILMAADILLYDAEIVPVGKDQLQHLEIARDVASRFNNQMGEVLVLPQAELQQDTKYVPGTDGHKMSKSRGNIINIFLPEKELKKQVMSIETDSTPLEDPKDPETDKVFAVYALVATPEQTEELRAKYLAGNYGYGHAKKELLDLILTRFAKERETFDYYMNNLSELESKLQEGAQKTRKIALETITRVRESLGI
- a CDS encoding LysR substrate-binding domain-containing protein, whose amino-acid sequence is MNIQQLEYLIAVDKYKHFGKAAQACFITQPTLSAMIQKFEDELDVKIFDRTTHPIRTTDAGGELIKEAQKIIDAVMELRNKANFLNNILAGKLNLGIIPTVSTYVLPNEIFSFLQKNPQIELNIKEMTTESIIKSLKSGELDAGIISTPYSAADEFYQDFLFNEELMLYSGTESGQKKDCFVVPEDIDVNKVWLLEEGNCLRTQFENICHLKENSLKPKNLEFLASNVNTLIQMVDKVGGITILSEIGVQQLSSEQKEKVSRFIKPFPYREISLIYYKPTYKQKIIDELISEIRTSMEQKLNFYKDRENYKSVKPE